CGCCCGTGGTCGTCGGCGGCGTCGGGATCGCCTACGGCTGGCAGCTCGCGCTCGTCGCCGTCGGTGGGGTCGGGTTCGCCTACGCAGCGGCCTTCGCCCTGACGACGGCGCCGGTCCACGCGCGTCGAATCCGCACCTCGGACGCGGATCCGTCCGCCTCGACTGCGGCGCTCCTCGCCGAGATTCGCTCGTTCGTCCGGCAGCTCGACCTGCTGCTCGTGTTCGCGTTCTACCTGCTCAGCATGATGGCGATCGTCGGACTCCAGTCGTTCACGACCGTGCTCGCGGTCGACGCCTACGGCTTCGACGACGCGACGGCGAACACCCTTCTGACCGCACACCTCGCCAGCACGGCGGTCGGCATCGTCGCCGGCGGGCCGCTCGCCAACCGCCTCCCGTTTCGCCGGCTGATGATCGCGGCCTTCCTCGCTGCGGCCGGCGGCGTCTGGCTCGTCGCCAGCGGACTTCTTGACGCGGGGTTCGCCGCGTCCGTACTGCTGTTCTCGCTGATCGGACTTCTGATCGGACTGGCGCTCCCCTCGCGAGATCGCTTCGCCAACGCCGCCGCCGACCCGAACGCGACGGGAAAGAGCTTCGGCTTCTTCTTCACCGGGCTCTCACTGGGCGCGGTCGTTAGCCCGGTGCTCCTGGGCGCGCTCATCGACGCCCGGTCGGCCGCCGCCGCGTTCCTCCTGATCGGTGCCATCCTGCTGGCGGCGGTAGCGATCGTCGTCGTCGCCCTCCTCTCCGGTTCCGACGGCCGCCGCTGAGCCCCGCCGCTACCAGAGCCGACGGACGACGCTACCTTCTTCACGGCGTGCCGTGAGTACACCTCACATGACGACACTCGGATTCGTCGGCCTCGGCGAGATGGGCGGTGAGATGGCGACCCACCTCGTTCGAGCCGGCTACGAGACACGCGTCTTCGATCGCAGGCGGGAGCCGGTCGCGGTCCTCGAGTCGGCGGGCGCGAGCGGCGCGGAGTCGGTCGCGGTGGTCGGCGAGGGGGTCGACGCGGTCTTCCTCTCGTTGCCGGGACCGGCCGCGGTCGAACAGGTCGTGTCGGAGCTAGAACCGACGCTGTCGCCGGGATCGACCGTCGTCGACCTGACCACGTCGACGCCGGAGACGACCCGGTCGGTTGCCGATCGGCTCTCGAGCGCCGACGTCTCCGTCCTCGGCGCCCCCGTCAGCGGCGGCGCGTCGGGGGCCGAAGCCGGCAGCCTGACCGCGATGGTCGGCGGAGAGCGGGCGGCGCTCGAGCGCTGCCGACCGTACCTCGAGGCGTTCGCGACGAACGTCGTTCACGTCGGCGACGATCCGGGACACGGTCACGCCGTGAAACTGCTCAACAACTACCTCTCGTTCACCGCGATGGTCGCCACCTCCGAGACGGTCCTCCTCGGCCAGACCGCCGGCCTCGACCTCGAGACGATGTGCGAGGTGTTCAACGCCAGCACCGGCCGCAACTCGGCGACCGAAGACAAGTTCCCGGACTTCATCACCGCCGACCGCGACGTGGGGTTCGCCCTCGAACTGATGGAGAAGGACAGCCGGCTGCTACTCGAGTTCGCGGAGGACAACCGGGTGCCGCTGCTCCTGGCGGGCGTCGTCCGGAGCCAGGTGGGCCGAACGCGGGCCCGATACGGCGACGGAGGCGA
Above is a genomic segment from Natrononativus amylolyticus containing:
- a CDS encoding MFS transporter, whose amino-acid sequence is MIGRRDDAAYVVGAVSGAHFLSHVYLLAYPPLFPVLGSEFDVTTAQLGLLVTAIYVPTLLLQFPLGGVVDSVGAKRVLVAGLVVTSLAITLSGLATAYWMVLACALLSGVGQSVFHPADYALLDSVVDSSNEGLAFSSHTFGGFAGFAAAPVVVGGVGIAYGWQLALVAVGGVGFAYAAAFALTTAPVHARRIRTSDADPSASTAALLAEIRSFVRQLDLLLVFAFYLLSMMAIVGLQSFTTVLAVDAYGFDDATANTLLTAHLASTAVGIVAGGPLANRLPFRRLMIAAFLAAAGGVWLVASGLLDAGFAASVLLFSLIGLLIGLALPSRDRFANAAADPNATGKSFGFFFTGLSLGAVVSPVLLGALIDARSAAAAFLLIGAILLAAVAIVVVALLSGSDGRR
- a CDS encoding NAD(P)-dependent oxidoreductase, translated to MTTLGFVGLGEMGGEMATHLVRAGYETRVFDRRREPVAVLESAGASGAESVAVVGEGVDAVFLSLPGPAAVEQVVSELEPTLSPGSTVVDLTTSTPETTRSVADRLSSADVSVLGAPVSGGASGAEAGSLTAMVGGERAALERCRPYLEAFATNVVHVGDDPGHGHAVKLLNNYLSFTAMVATSETVLLGQTAGLDLETMCEVFNASTGRNSATEDKFPDFITADRDVGFALELMEKDSRLLLEFAEDNRVPLLLAGVVRSQVGRTRARYGDGGDMTDVYDHLRETMGVDGSRRRNGP